Proteins from one Nicotiana tabacum cultivar K326 chromosome 23, ASM71507v2, whole genome shotgun sequence genomic window:
- the LOC107826210 gene encoding MADS-box transcription factor 23-like translates to MGRGKIEIKMIENTNSRQVTFSKRRQGLMKKAKELAILCDAEVGVLVFSNTGKLYQFASSSMENILSRYNKAPESSELTTIENMAAEHEWQPEVNELRAEVALLRQVQSRLMGKELEGLNFKDLQQLEHQLTEGILAVKDKKEQVLLGKIEKSLLQEEKVSLENEALREQIEELRRSSRHCQERALALENTVCDSDTCLRLGLPVDTSQKMIIPKMESTSNDAQNTMILE, encoded by the exons atgGGGAGAGGGAAAATTGAGATTAAGATGATTGAAAATACAAATAGTAGGCAAGTTACTTTTTCAAAAAGAAGGCAAGGATTGATGAAAAAAGCTAAGGAATTGGCTATTCTTTGTGATGCTGAGGTTGGTGTTCTTGTTTTCTCCAACACTGGAAAGCTTTATCAATTTGCTAGTTCCAg CATGGAAAACATACTGTCAAGGTACAATAAGGCTCCAGAGTCTTCTGAGCTTACCACAATCGAAAATATGGCAGCAGAG CATGAGTGGCAGCCTGAAGTGAATGAATTAAGAGCTGAAGTTGCTTTGCTACGTCAGGTGCAaag TCGGTTAATGGGGAAAGAACTTGAAGGTCTGAACTTCAAAGACTTGCAGCAATTAGAACATCAGCTAACTGAAGGCATTTTAGCAGTTAAAGATAAAAAG GAACAAGTATTGttgggaaaaattgaaaaatcactGCTGCAG GAGGAAAAGGTTTCACTAGAAAATGAAGCCCTGCGTGAACAG ATTGAGGAACTAAGACGCAGCTCCAGGCATTGTCAAGAAAGAGCTTTAGCTTTGGAGAATACAGTTTGTGATTCAGACACTTGTTTGCGCTTAGG GCTACCAGTTGATACAAGTCAGAAAATGATAATACCAAAGATGGAAAGTACTTCCAATGATGCTCAAAATACAATGATTTTGGAGTGA